The following are from one region of the Anomaloglossus baeobatrachus isolate aAnoBae1 chromosome 1, aAnoBae1.hap1, whole genome shotgun sequence genome:
- the LOC142265126 gene encoding serine/threonine-protein kinase SBK1-like: MPKCPMPEPHPLDPFICNHPASSLQRLINVSSYVNGDMDDLRSVSASEEQRVVGLLVYRRSSSLTIVSSSSSGHLQSLSVSMATHINEVNKNMAKHLLHLVSETSKNLKMMEVTDHFELLLELGTGSYGKVYMGKHKPSGQIRAIKMMAKKKTPADIFLLEYCISQTLSCHQNIIFTHDVFFHTSRDFVFVQEVAPAGNLQSILQPKVGMQEDMVKRCIFQIANALDFMHHRGMVHRDIKPNNILLMDAECHWVKLADFGLTRLQGTSVSSVSWYKPFTAPELCCLRPGDQLLLHPSLDVWAFGVLIYFMLSGFFPWHAAVRRDHEYKEFAWWQVKKDIYKAPEKWNKISVEARKMFWELLAINACERRSTIDVLKYMDLPWKAEIFSEPITT; encoded by the exons ATGCCAAAGTGTCCAATGCCTGAGCCCCACCCACTGGACCCATTCATATGTAATCACCCAGCTTCCTCCCTCCAGAGACTTATCAATGTCTCTTCTTATGTAAATGGAGACA TGGATGATCTCCGGTCAGTGTCGGCCTCTGAGGAGCAGCGTGTTGTAGGCTTGTTGGTTTACAGGAGGAGTTCATCTTTGACCATCGTCTCCTCCAGTAGCAGCGGACATCTTCAATCTTTATCTGTAAG CATGGCCACCCACATCAATGAGGTGAACAAGAACATGGCGAAACACCTTCTGCATCTGGTATCAGAGACTTCCAAAAACCTGAAGATGATGGAAGTGACTGACCACTTTGAACTTTTGTTAGAACTTGGAACAGGATCTTATGGAAAGGTTTACATGGGAAAACACAAACCTTCAG GACAGATTAGGGCTATAAAAATGATGGCGAAGAAGAAGACTCCGGCAGACATCTTCCTCCTGGAATATTGCATTTCTCAAACCCTCAGCTGCCACCAGAACATCATCTTTACTCATGACGTCTTCTTCCATACCAGTAGGGATTTTGTATTTGTTCAAGAAGTGGCACCGGCGGGAAATCTTCAGTCCATCCTTCAGCCTAAA GTCGGCATGCAGGAAGACATGGTGAAGCGTTGCATTTTTCAGATCGCAAATGCTCTAGACTTTATGCACCACAGAGGAATGGTTCATCGAGATATTAAACCAAACAATATTCTTCTGATGGATGCCGAGTGTCACTGGGTAAAACTGGCAGACTTTGGACTCACCAGGCTCCAGGGCACATCTGTTTCTTCTGTGTCCTGGTATAAACCCTTCACTGCTCCAGAGCTCTGCTGCTTAAGACCAGGAGACCAGCTCTTATTACATCCGAGTCTTGATGTCTGGGCTTTCGGAGTTCTGATATATTTCATGTTATCTGGATTCTTCCCTTGGCATGCGGCAGTGCGCCGTGATCATGAATACAAAGAGTTTGCCTGGTGGCAGGTGAAAAAAGATATATACAAAGCTCCAGAGAAGTGGAACAAAATATCAGTAGAGGCAAGAAAAATGTTTTGGGAACTGCTGGCAATAAACGCCTGTGAGAGACGCTCTACCATTGACGTTCTGAAATATATGGACCTGCCGTGGAAAGCCGAGATATTTTCAGAGCCCATAACAACCTGA